The Toxorhynchites rutilus septentrionalis strain SRP chromosome 1, ASM2978413v1, whole genome shotgun sequence genome contains the following window.
ttttttgcgtcaacgtgtgtggcacccatacatcgagcttctttgtgaatccaagcttcttcaaatggttaataacggtttgatgacttatccccagctcttggccgatgctacggctgctactatgccggtctttctcggctaattcagcgattttgtcgcaattttcgacgacaggccttccggagcgtggcgcatcttcgacgacctctacaccagaccGAAAACGTTGAagccatcgttgtgcggtggaaatagaaactgtatcgggtccataaactgcacaaattttattggcagcctgagatgcatttttgcctttgtcatagtagtactgtagaatatgtcggatttactctttattttgctccatatttgcgacactataactcacgaacgacttaaccaaacaaaacactgtcaaggactatattatagcgcgcaaaaatacctttccaacaagctatagtatgactcgatacaatgaatacaactagaactacgcgcttacaacgacacctcgcggaaataccgcaggacttttttgacagcctaatataagttATATAAGTTATATGAGTAGTAAGAGGCATCTTTTGGCACGCGTAGCCACGTCGATACTTGGATACGGTAAATCGATTTGGGAAAGAGCACTTGCATTGCAACAAAACCTAGTCAATTTTCAGTAGTCCAAAgtagtccagtagttcaaaagttatgaatttttaaaataaggcattcttgaaaaaaaatgtgggGGGGCGGTTGGTGTTTTAAACAAaatacaatacgcttgtgcacaGTTTTCGGAACACCtttaaatggaaatgggcaccctatgggaaaaccgaaaaaacatacgggtctaattttttgcgttaaggaacaaaactacaaatatgaacgaaaatttgagaaaaaaaatggggGAAAGTTCATTTGAGTTTGTTCcaccaaaaaataataataactttCGTTTCAGAAAAATATATCAATTTCAACAAAGCGAACTTCGTGGGACTCTACTGTATCAGTCGGAGTACCTTTGCTTCATTCACTTGAGAGAAAAAACTATGTCGCTTTTTTCTTGCTGATACAAAACGGAAGTAGATAAAAGACGTCAAATACAGGTGCGACATCAATACATTGACAATCACAGTGGATTATATCATTTTCTTCGTGCAAAAATTCATTAtcaaaaatcgctaaaaaaagtGGCAAACTATTGTAGTTGAATCGCTTTAAAGATTGATTTATATCCACTGAAACTACAATTCAGCAAATTCTTAATAAATAGTGGCTTTGTCTCGTATATTTTGCTCCCATCTTCGAAGGGTATGCCCATGTGACGCTCACAATTCACTAACACTAAAAGAAGCCGTTCGCCGCGGCTTACCTGCAACTGCCGCCTGTAGTCATAAAATAGCCGACGCTCACCCCGATCAGTGCGCAATTTTCTTTCTCTTCGGGTTCATTGTTGGAGCAAGACGCGACGCACGCTTCACTCCCGTTTTTCCTAATAAAAAGTGATTAAAAGTCTCTTGTTAAAAAGAATAGAAGCCGTTTTTCCGAAGTGCGTTGAACTTCGCAAAGTACAAGTGTGGTTTTAATATACTGCGACAACCGGCTCGCTGCGTAGAAAATAagtgaataaaaaataagatagaaaaaaatggcCGATAATCAGGATCAGGAGATGAACGGTTCTAGCCAAGATCTAGATCTGAATGGCGAATCGAAGCAGGATAGCAATTCTGCGAACGGAAACGGCGACTCCCCTGCAGTGCGTGATGACGACAGGTAAGTGGATTGTGGTTCCAGGAATAGCGAAATAAAATGACCAAATGCCACGTCTGTATGTTGCCATAGAGATTCAGAGGATAAAGCCTTCTTGGTAATGTGGAAGATACGCTAGAAAGTCGGTTTTTTCTCTTTCCAATATGGCTCCGCaagcgcgttttttttttggttacgAGTTCCTTTTTTGTCGGTTCCTTCACAAGCGTAATAAAACTTTGCTTCGAATGCGATAAAGCAAGCCAAAGAAAAGTAAGTAGCAAATTTTGTATCCGGGACACAAGCGCGTGCATATTTTAGTCAGTCAAAATGGCGGCCCTCTAGCCGCGGCTTTGCCGCTTTCATTTCGTCGTTCACGCAAAGCAAGCGGTGCTGCTTGCTGGCGAACGTCGTGCAATGTCCCGGTTCACCATCACTACAGTCACGAAGCATTTACGTACGTATAAAATCGCGAATTTTTCCTCAAGTGTGTGTGAGATAATTTAATACgagcgagagaaaaaaaaagtacgcaTTAAGACGAATCGGAGAAGGTAGAAAATGCCGGCATCAGCGTTATCGATTTGCATCTAGTGGTGACAAGAGATATTGGTATTTCTTCCATGGCTTACTATATAATTGTCGATCGTGTAACGTGTGTAAAATGGACAGGATTGATCCGACATCGCCTTCTGCCAGTGTGTTTGTTTGCTGTCTATCAAATGTATTGCCGAAGAAGGAGAGATATACGATGAATTTCAACATATTAAGATTTTAAGATTTAATTTGTAGTAGGACCAGATTGGTTTGAAATGTATTTTTAATATGTAGGATTCTAGGAGTTTAacgatttaaatataaaatgtaTTCCAGTTTTGGTATtcgaaaatatttaaatatataCGCTATAAGATTAATACTTATGTAGACATTTTGTGAAATCGTTGTTGGTTCCAAGTAACGTCAATCAATGCTAACAAGTAGCTTCACCACTGGGCAGATCTCTCGAGAGCTTCACAAAgattcaaacaaaacaaaaaaagcacGCCAAACACAGATTATCgagagaagaagaagataagAGCAATACGCAGCAAAACTTTTTTTGCTAGGAAATGACCCTCCTGTTGCGTCTAGAGCGAACGACTAACCTTGTTCCTCTCCGGCAGGTTGTTGAGATTGACAGAGACCCTGTGAGCCTCTGTGAGACAAGAGTGGACAGCTGAGAGAAACAAGACGTGTGGGATTCTGCACCAGGATGTGCGAGAGACTCAAGAGAAGATGGTATTTATTATACtataaaatcaaaaacaaaactGTTTACGACATAACATCAATTGGAAAACAAACCCAAAAACATTAAAGAGTCTCCTTCAGAGAGAAAATCGTATTCGTTACGATATAATAGAGTATTTACATGTTATTATTTTATCCTTTTCCCccattattattttaatttttcgtttttttcctgtttttgttttctGAACCCCTCTCTTCAGATAAGCTTAAAGAAGGTTTTGATGTTACTTTTTCCGACTCTGCTAAGAAGAACttgttgattgttgtttttGGCGATATATACATACAAGTAGCTTTAAATTCTAGAACTAAAAGAAATAAAGAGCGTACCTTTAACTGTAACGATTTTCCAAATTGCATTGTAAAGAAATAAATTATAATGATAACCAATAAATGAGTGATTGTATTTTCTTTGCGATGGACGTTTgcataatgataaaaaaatgttagCGATATTGAATTCATATTAATAAACTTTAACTTTTTTCTAGAGTAGTTTATTGAGAGCGTAAGCACTTGCACGGATCGATTCTAATTCGTAAATTTTCGTCACATTCCAGAAAATTATTCGTTGGTGGACTTAGTTGGGAAACATCAGACAGTAATatacattttcttttttctattaTGCTacaatttatacatttttttagtTGTACCTTCACACAGTCATCATTTgaagtttttctgttcgttgtgtttttttttcgttttcttatTTCCTACCTGAAGAACACTTCTCCGTTCTCCCTCTTTCCATTCTCATTTCTTTAATATGCAATTCTGAGACATATGACAAACACAACTAATGCATATCTTCTTGCGTCTCACGTACGTGCAGAGGAACTCAAGGAACACTTCGGCCAGTATGGTGAAATCGAGAGCATCAATGTCAAAACCGATCCCAACACCGGGCGCTCCCGAGGATTCGCGTTCATCGTGTACAAGAGTGCCGAATCCATTGACAAAGTGGTCGCCGCTGGCGATCATGTCATCAACAACAAAAAGGTCGACCCGAAGAAGGCCAAAGCGCGCCACGGCAAAATCTTTGTCGGTGGGTTGACAACCGAGATTAGCGACGAGGAGATCAAGACCTTTTTCGGACAGTTTGGAAATGTAAGTAAATGtagctatacagccattccggttcccggaataaatcgccacagaaaacgactgcaacagaaaccaccgcttataaaatgtgtagtaggctataaatattgtggcgcggtattgtatttcaaaacaagaattaaccgggcaaacgtatcgccccaggcaaacgtaacgccccgggcagacgtataccgtccgacgctcgctagagctcggtcggacattgctaaaggatcgtatcctatgtttcaaactaaccgggcaatcagtggatcccaggtttgcgtgcgagacaccgccgcttccgacggcgggtcggcggtggactcggattgcgtcatcttggcggcatgggccgcctcgattccttatcctcgccaaatggggacttcgtccccattacattgtcctcagaataaatttcgaaaaacgagaacaagagaataaatttataatagaaatgtgaggcacatgatgtttttcccgcgccaaatatttctagcctactacactttttctaagcggttgtttctgttgcagttgtttactgtggcgatttattccggtcaccagccattccatgtcaaaccgatattgtggttctgagattttcgtcaaaaatagttattttgtTCTTTAGCGCAAAGcaatagacccgtattttttttttttcgttagggtagccatttccattttagggtggtccaaaaaatactttttcctaaaattacttttttcaagaattcataacttttgaaccactgaaacgATTTAGAtaaccgacatatcaaattcaagGCTATGAGCTAGCATTTCATTAAGAATTGTTGCACATGCAGAACTAattcaattaataattacagaaACAAAAATCCTAATTCTTCGCaaaagtaatgttttttttaaagaaaactagaGTCAGGGAAAACTACCTATCATCGCTATGGTATTtattatggtaatacgagtgagttttttttattagtttcgAAAACATATCTTATTTTGAAAAACTCTAATATGATTTTGAAACATcagaaatcttttttttgttgtcgattttggtacttgattccatgcAAAACATTGttcatttgttgaaaaatttagtttgaaaatagtggggctgatcacgaacgttacttcacggtgaaaacggaatgaaacgcatACAAATTGCTCCCAATtaccgttttcaccgtgaagtgactttcgtgatcaggcccagtgTGTTccattgatgcttgcttcttagcattttgctaaggaatatgcggtcaaaataatgagatttttatgctgtTGATCggctgttttgatgcaaacacagtTTAGACGCATACATTACTATCTTCTTGATGTTGTGTTTCGaccaatttatacgattttatagaaacatgtattttgtatgaccataattggtacaattttacatctaagtgccaattatcgcaatatcgaaagctgcctgccaaatcaacatttcgcaacatattccaaatgaaaaatcgagataactatttttattggcacttaaaatcATACGtctcgtctcgtattccgaaaaaaaatcccagagtgtcgatttttgacaataaaaattatttcaagatgacactagatctcgacgtttcatgcaattttaagacatttggcatctacattttttttcgaaatcccgattttctttactcccctgggtgatttttcgattttcaaaaaacttaaactttgactGCCTTGCGCCACCTTTCCCTTGactccgattgagctgatatttggcatagggtgctTTTTCGAAATGGTGAACAATTGTATAgggtaattttgaaattttagggacgattttttctcatacattccattggcaccctaaggaatacacttattacgaaactccaggaacactattaccataatgggtacatggaagtggcattttcaaacatttttttttatacaatttagtcaatCATCGgaatatcagtgagaatcttcaaaaacagagttcaaactgccagaaaaagtatacttttgtatatttttgaacTAAAATAGGGTATTTTTTCGCCAATTGGTGCATGTCGGTGACATACgtcctccataattggtacacttaccctGAATCATAAATTTctatttgatgtgtcgatcatcacAGGGTGGAAACTTAACCGGGAAAACCAGAAAATagcaaggattttttttccatcaggAAAAATCGGGAAATAACCAggagttttcattcaaaaccgGGAAAAATCAGATGGCATATATGTTCGTTCGGTTGTAAACCAAAATGAACAGCAGCATCATTGTTGACAATGAATTCATCTTGTTTTGCAAACCTATAGAAAGTTTGCATTTATATTGAAAACCAGGATTTTTATAAATCTACCAGGAAAACCAGGGAATTTAAAAGACAAAtcatagcgccctctagtccaaagtcatgaaaacaataaaaaacgactgcaATTAATGATTACCAaaataaaatctatttttttcgttagctcgatattttttaataaaagactAACTCTGACTTCAAttcaatatgtcgatcatctaaatcagttcactggttcaaaagttatgaatttttgaaaaaagtaatttttttgaaaaagtggaaaaaattgatttttcggaccaccctaaagtgGAAATAGTcaccttaatgaaaaaataaaaaaaaccggtctaatattttgcgacaaagaacaaaactaccacttttcatggaaatctgagaaccattgtATCAGTGTggaatggaatggctgtacaaatgaagatttttttttcagttcataAATGATGATACCACATTATTCAGTTCTGCTTATGAGAATTTATGATTAAAACATCTTACCAAAGCACACTTTTCTGACCAACTCATACACAACTTAGAGACCACATTTGGCATTAAAACCATACTAATTTGTGTCCTTTCGCGTAGATTGTTGACGTGGAAATGCCGTTCGACAAGCAGAAGAACCAACGGAAGGGATTCTGTTTCATCACCTTCGACTCGGAGCAGGTGGTGAACGAGCTGCTGAAGACCCCCAAGCAGACCATTTCCGGCAAGGAAGTGGACGTGAAGAAGGCGACACCAAAGCCCGATAACATGCAGATGGGTGGCCCAATGGGCGGACGAGGCGGTATGCGTGGCCCACCACCACGCGGAATGCGAGGGGGACGTGGAGGCCCAGGAGGACCAAaaagtaattgaaaaatttgcGCCGTAAAACACCTCGAAAAATGCTCTTACCGGTCAATCTTTTCTTCTGTTCACAGGCTACGGACAAGGCTGGGGCGGACAGGGATACGGCGGAGGATACGGCCAGGGCGGATACGGTGCATACGGTGACTATTATGGCGGTTGGGGATGGGACTACAACGGTTATGATTACTCTCACTACGGTAAATTCAACAACCATTCACAGAAACACCATCATTAGAGACTTTTCCTCTCTATTTATCTCactatttttttattcgatttgattgcaaacaaaaaaaaaattacttgttCTTTATATTTCCGAATGGAGGTGTGTTAACGTTTGAAATTTGATAAATCAGAAGTACACAATAGTTACGTTGTTTTCGAAAGTAAACAAAAAGCACGAATTTAACGCAAAACGCATGAGTAAAGTCAACAGAAGCACCTCACAAAAGGCGATACTATAACTTGTTATAATCGGAcgaaagagaagagagagagagaaagatacCTCAGAATCAAAAGCAAACCAATCAAAGTTGAATAGTAGTTACCGTATTTTATCCTAGTAATTCACGACCGCAcgcaataaacaaaaaatagtGTGTTGATAAGACGGTTTTATATTAAACGTTTCCTTGAAGAGCAGTCGCTTTGCCTTCGAAGTCGTTTTTTTCGTTCTCTTTGCCAATGAGAGTTTAGTAGTTTCAAAAGGAACAGCGCGCGCGTTTTCAAGTCCTCTGACATAACAGAAGCTGCATTTGTACTAAATAAGTAGTAGTAACGTTCGAAGtttgttttacaaaaaatgcCCGGTCAATTTGCTAGCAATATTTAGTATTTTCGCTTTGAAATTATCTGCcacaaatagaatttttttcttctcacTTATCGAAATTAAAGAAAGTTTGGATTTTGGATTCCTTCATTGTGAGACGCGCGACGCCTCCTTCGCAATaaacttttcctttttttccttgATAAGCAAAAAAGTAATATACCTCAAGtgcaaatatttgtttttaaaatCGATAGCACTACAGTAAATCGAAAAACAAGGTTTAACGGTTCGCTTTTTGGTCAACTGTTTCTTACATTAAGAAAAAGAGTTGTTAATGTTAATGGTTGTTGTTTTTTCTGCCTTTTTCACACATTAAAATTTTAGTCCTGGGGAATTTTCTTTTCTGAACGATTGTGAACAGAAGGAATGTGAAATTTAACATATAGACACACAACTCCGCGAGTTCCCGGAGCAGAAAACGGTACAAAATTGACACGGAAAAGATAAGATAATGATGATGGAAGAAGGGAGAAAAAACCGATTGATCGATGTGCGTGAAATCGTTTTGAATCTGTTTtcgattttactatttttttttttgaaaagagtGGCGCGAATAtttcttttgtatttttttttattcgtgcCTCATCCAGTTTCAGTGGATGGACAACTGTAActgcatacatatatatatttatatatatattgccTGTGATACGAAATCATATATATAAAGAATGTGGAAATGGAGTTTTTAACTGTTTCCAAGAGTCCAAGAACCTGTGGGAGAGAAGGCTTGTTTAATTTTAAGAAGTTCGCTAGCAAAATAAGACTGTTGAGGGTTGATGAGAGAAGAAAAAGAAAGCACAAAAGCAGCTTTTCTCTTTTCTGTGTTCTCCCAACAAACGCGATTCCTTCACAGAAGAACgtcagaacgaaaaaaaaaaccctgaaGGAACACAAATTCCAAAGACAAGTTGTGTTTTGTGGCAAGACTTATGCATTTTGGAATATTAATTTGACCACAGTTGATGATGAGCAGTAGTAAGGAACAGTCAGGAAATTACGGAACAAATCAACttttgtttgctaaactgatacAAAATCTTAAACGCGCACTCATGTTTCTCCATTCGTAAAACTGACAACGAGTTCGAAGCTTTGTGGGTTGAAAAGAGCaaaagtgtgttttttttcgtacAACCACGGAACACGCAATTTGCTCCTTTCGGCACACTTTGCTTTTCTCGTGTGAGAGATTGAACTAGTTTTTGCATGCATGCTAgctattttgtttttatatttattgGTTTCGAACGACAAATGTGTTATCAGTTAGCAACCTTTTGTTTAATTCTCAACTAGAGCAGATTTCTTTTTTTGTGATGTCCTGTTTTCCCTCTCTTGTTACCACCACCACCGACACGTTTTGGATTTAGTCTTTTTTTCTGGtgcattacaattttttgtttgttcataAGTGCTTTTTTCCCAGTTTTGTGGGGTTTTCGTAAAATGGTTATGTCCTCGTTCGATTGACTTTGTAGCATCCGGTACATTTGTGCACACAACCACGACCGCGTTTGACTTCTCTCTCGTCGTATCCCAAGCATTGAAagtgtttcattttttcttaaatattcTCCTAAAGAAacggaaattaataaatttttaatACACATATTATTAGGCTATAaaggaaaataatttttgatgaactaCGATTAATATTTTCACGAGTTGATATACATTTTTATTCTTAACTTTAAGATTTTGTTCCTGCTTTTTCATTGGTAATGGTGTTTTCTTTCTAGTTTTAGACGACGATAGCTTTTAGTGTTGAAGGCCAAGACCTGTTCGTAACCTTTTGGTAGATTTAAACTCATTTTTAATACATAGATTTTTAGATAAAAACACTGACAATCTTGGGAAAAAGCGAGAGTGTGACGATTCTCGGGTGGAAACAGTGGAAACAGAGGGGGGAAATATGGCAAGAAGAGCA
Protein-coding sequences here:
- the LOC129766073 gene encoding RNA-binding protein squid isoform X2 — its product is MADNQDQEMNGSSQDLDLNGESKQDSNSANGNGDSPAVRDDDRKLFVGGLSWETSDKELKEHFGQYGEIESINVKTDPNTGRSRGFAFIVYKSAESIDKVVAAGDHVINNKKVDPKKAKARHGKIFVGGLTTEISDEEIKTFFGQFGNIVDVEMPFDKQKNQRKGFCFITFDSEQVVNELLKTPKQTISGKEVDVKKATPKPDNMQMGGPMGGRGGMRGPPPRGMRGGRGGPGGPKSYGQGWGGQGYGGGYGQGGYGAYDDYYGGGYNDGYGMNGGRPGGPRGGKGAGGGYQGGKQRGGGGGGGGGRQPRHTPY
- the LOC129766073 gene encoding RNA-binding protein squid isoform X1; translation: MADNQDQEMNGSSQDLDLNGESKQDSNSANGNGDSPAVRDDDRKLFVGGLSWETSDKELKEHFGQYGEIESINVKTDPNTGRSRGFAFIVYKSAESIDKVVAAGDHVINNKKVDPKKAKARHGKIFVGGLTTEISDEEIKTFFGQFGNIVDVEMPFDKQKNQRKGFCFITFDSEQVVNELLKTPKQTISGKEVDVKKATPKPDNMQMGGPMGGRGGMRGPPPRGMRGGRGGPGGPKSYGQGWGGQGYGGGYGQGGYGAYGDYYGGWGWDYNGYDYSHYDDYYGGGYNDGYGMNGGRPGGPRGGKGAGGGYQGGKQRGGGGGGGGGRQPRHTPY
- the LOC129766073 gene encoding RNA-binding protein squid isoform X3, whose product is MADNQDQEMNGSSQDLDLNGESKQDSNSANGNGDSPAVRDDDRKLFVGGLSWETSDKELKEHFGQYGEIESINVKTDPNTGRSRGFAFIVYKSAESIDKVVAAGDHVINNKKVDPKKAKARHGKIFVGGLTTEISDEEIKTFFGQFGNIVDVEMPFDKQKNQRKGFCFITFDSEQVVNELLKTPKQTISGKEVDVKKATPKPDNMQMGGPMGGRGGMRGPPPRGMRGGRGGPGGPKSYGQGWGGQGYGGGYGQGGYGAYGDYYGGWGWDYNGYDYSHYGAGGGYQGGKQRGGGGGGGGGRQPRHTPY
- the LOC129766073 gene encoding RNA-binding protein squid isoform X4 codes for the protein MADNQDQEMNGSSQDLDLNGESKQDSNSANGNGDSPAVRDDDRKLFVGGLSWETSDKELKEHFGQYGEIESINVKTDPNTGRSRGFAFIVYKSAESIDKVVAAGDHVINNKKVDPKKAKARHGKIFVGGLTTEISDEEIKTFFGQFGNIVDVEMPFDKQKNQRKGFCFITFDSEQVVNELLKTPKQTISGKEVDVKKATPKPDNMQMGGPMGGRGGMRGPPPRGMRGGRGGPGGPKSYGQGWGGQGYGGGYGQGGYGAYGAGGGYQGGKQRGGGGGGGGGRQPRHTPY